The sequence AACCCGAAACGTCTCAACATAGAGATGGAATTAAATTCGATTGAAGCGATCAAAAATGCCGTTCAATCTGGGTTAGGGGTTGCCTTTGCTTCCGTCTCCGCGATCGAAAAAGAACTGCAAATGGGAACACTTTATCGTATTAATATTGAAGAAGTTGTGGTGAAACGAACCCTCTCTTTAATTATTAATCCCAATCGTTATCGTTCTAAGGCAGCAGAAGCATTTATTAAGGAAATTTTGCCTCAATTTTGTACCAATGGCTGGTTTACTGGCGATGAACTCACTCCTCCACCAGGACATTATCCTCGACAACGCCCCTTACCCACATCGGACATTGAAAATTCTCCGCCTTCTGAAATAAGCTAATTAGAAATTATGATTTCATCCGTCCCATGGAAACTTACTGCACGCGCCCAGACTGTTCCCAACCTATTAATCATTTTTCAGAACTAGATGATCGGTCTGAGTTACAAACTGCTCAACAAAAATACTGTAACGCTTGTGGAATGCCCCAAATTTTAGCGGGACGCTATATTCCACAAAAGCTGTTAGGAAAAGGCGGTTTTGGCGCAGCTTATCTTGCCTGTGATCGCCATACAACTAAACTTCGACAATGTGTGGTTAAGCAATTTCAACCGTCTAATAGTTTTGATGAAAAAACTTTGAAGATTGCCCAAGATTTGTTTGCCCGAGAAGCAGAAGTTTTAGAAACCTTGGGGAACGAACACCCCCAAATTCCTGATTTATATGCGTTTTTCCCCTTAATTTTGCCTGAAGAAGGATCAGGGGAAAAACAGTTTTTTTATATTGTTCAAGAATATATTAATGGCGAAACCCTCTCTCAAGAAGTGGCGAGAAAAGGAAAATTGAGTGAGGAAGAAGTGCGAGACGTTTTAGAAAATATGTTGCAGGTGTTGCAATTTGTTCATGAACATAATTCAATTCATCGGGATATTAAGCCTTCCAATATTATGCGCGATCGCGCTGGAAGATTATATCTCCTTGATTTTGGAGCAGTAAAACGAGTCACGGGAGCAAGTACCAGTAATTACTCCACTGGGATTTATTCGATGGGATTCGCCCCACCGGAACAAATGCAAGGACGACAGGTTTATCCTTCCACTGATTTATATGCCCTAGCAGCGACTTGTGTTCGTTTACTCACTGGAAAACCCATCCAAGAATTATACGATTCTTATCACAATCAATGGACATGGCGTAAAGAGGTTGAGATCAGTCAATCACTAGCTGCTCTCTTGGATCGGATGCTATTATCGACCCCCAAAGACCGACTTCCTTCAGCAAAAGCGGTTCTAAAAATCTTACAGCGTCAGTCCCATCAACAGACTAGGCAAGGATCTCATCTGGAGGCTCTCGTCAGAAAATATGATTCCCTAAAAAACAATCCCGATCAAGACAGTGGACAAGAAACGATCGAGATTGATCCCGCAGAGGATGAAGTCTTTAGTCAACCCGCAGATTGGCATTCACTACTCTCTCTGTCTGTGGAAAACACACAACCCCTCAATCAGCAAAATTGGGAATCGGACTCTTCTCCCGTGGAAGCATCGGAAGAAATCCCCGCTCGGTCAACGCAAGAATCCACTGTAGTTCAATCCGAAAACGAAAAACCGATCGCGCCTCCTGATCCAGAAGCCTCTCCCGCCACTCCCCTTGAAGTGGAAACATCCCTCAAAGAAGACAACATCGCTGTTGCGGAAACACCAGCCTCATCAGAAGCGACTGATCGAGATCTTCAACCGAGAACGAAAACACCTCACTTTGCTTTATGGGAACTGCTGGCGACGGCGGGCTTTACAGGCTTAGAAGGGGCGCTGTTATTAATTGCTTTTAGTAGTCTTTTTTCTCTACCCAGTATTAGTGTCGGGCTTTGGGGAATGAGTATGGGGGGCTTGATTTACGCCCAGTGGAAACGGTTGATTGAAAAGTTTGATTTTCTCATTATTGGGGGGATTACCCTGGCTGTGGTCTTATTCATTCCGCCTCTCCATAATCTTCCCAGCGCGATCGTTCTTGTTATTGCGCTTGTCGCCAGTGCTGGGGCAATTTCAGTTACCGCCCTCATTCGCCTTCTTTATAAACTATTTTCCCAGTAAACTAGATTTCAATTTTCAGTCAAAAACTCCGCTAAAATCAGGGAGGATTCAATCAGCCCCCTGTGTAACTATGCAACAAGAAGTGGATCATTCCAAACGCTTACTTAAAATCTTAATTGGTGCAGCTTGGATTGATGGTAAATTTTTACCCGAAGAACGTCAGTATTTAATCAAAACCGCAGAGAAACATGAACTCGCTGATGATCCCGAAATTCGGGCTTTACTCTACGAATTAAAAACAGTCCGACCTGAAGAATGTTATCAGTGGTTAGAAGAATACTTTGGAGGATATCCCAGCCAGCAAGCATACGAAGATCTAATCGAAGCCATTAGCGGATTAATTTATAGTGACGGGGAAATGGCAAATGAAGAAGCCAAACTCCTAACGCAAGTGCAGCAATACGATCCAGCAAATACGTCTTCTCTAGATAAAGTGTTAAAAACTGTGCAAAAACTTTATCAGCGTTATGTGACAAGTTAATGTAGTAATGGTATTGCCATGAATTAACAGACCATGACCACGGAATCTAAAATTATAGTCCTTGATGATGACCCCACTGGTTCTCAAACCGTACACAGTTGTTTATTGTTAATGCAGTGGGATGTGGAAACTCTACGCCTTGGACTGCAAGATGACGTTTCTATTTTCTTTGTCTTGACCAATACTCGGGCTTTATCTCCTGAAAATGCAGCGCAGCGATCGCGAGAAGTCTGTCAAAATCTCAAAAAGGCACTGAATGCGGAAAATATCACAGATTTCCTAGTCGTGAGTCGGTCTGACTCTACCTTACGCGGACATTATCCCTTAGAAACCGATGTTATCGCTGAAGAATTAGGTCCCTTTGATGCCCATTTTCTCACCCCTGCCTTTTTTGAAGGGGGACGCATTACCAGAGATAGCATTCACTACATTGTTTCAGATGAGGGAGAAATTCCTGTTCATGAAACTGAATTTGCAAAAGATTCTG comes from Halothece sp. PCC 7418 and encodes:
- a CDS encoding serine/threonine-protein kinase; translation: METYCTRPDCSQPINHFSELDDRSELQTAQQKYCNACGMPQILAGRYIPQKLLGKGGFGAAYLACDRHTTKLRQCVVKQFQPSNSFDEKTLKIAQDLFAREAEVLETLGNEHPQIPDLYAFFPLILPEEGSGEKQFFYIVQEYINGETLSQEVARKGKLSEEEVRDVLENMLQVLQFVHEHNSIHRDIKPSNIMRDRAGRLYLLDFGAVKRVTGASTSNYSTGIYSMGFAPPEQMQGRQVYPSTDLYALAATCVRLLTGKPIQELYDSYHNQWTWRKEVEISQSLAALLDRMLLSTPKDRLPSAKAVLKILQRQSHQQTRQGSHLEALVRKYDSLKNNPDQDSGQETIEIDPAEDEVFSQPADWHSLLSLSVENTQPLNQQNWESDSSPVEASEEIPARSTQESTVVQSENEKPIAPPDPEASPATPLEVETSLKEDNIAVAETPASSEATDRDLQPRTKTPHFALWELLATAGFTGLEGALLLIAFSSLFSLPSISVGLWGMSMGGLIYAQWKRLIEKFDFLIIGGITLAVVLFIPPLHNLPSAIVLVIALVASAGAISVTALIRLLYKLFSQ
- a CDS encoding TerB family tellurite resistance protein, translated to MQQEVDHSKRLLKILIGAAWIDGKFLPEERQYLIKTAEKHELADDPEIRALLYELKTVRPEECYQWLEEYFGGYPSQQAYEDLIEAISGLIYSDGEMANEEAKLLTQVQQYDPANTSSLDKVLKTVQKLYQRYVTS